In one window of Rhodoglobus vestalii DNA:
- a CDS encoding 1,4-dihydroxy-2-naphthoate polyprenyltransferase, giving the protein MASSKQQRTDPTTIAPKSRTGSAKKNSGRPGVRPPKAPKVAKATARDWIGGARIQTLPLAFAPVALGTAAAFVLRLDEDGVGWHWLRALLCLIVAVSLQIGVNFANDYSDGVRGTDNNRVGPRRLTGSGAARGRTVITVAFVWFGIAAIAGIIIVVRSGHWWMLAVGAVAILAAYFYTGGKRPYGYLGLGEVFVFIFFGLVATAGTTYVLADTVTVESWLAAVAVGLFAVATLMVNNIRDIEQDAIAGKRTLAVMIGNLPSRIFYVVAMLVPFGILGAFTLLYVNAYLVFFVLLSALPACVIVLTAKTAPELILALRLTGLTALLYGLGLASAIAF; this is encoded by the coding sequence GTGGCCTCTTCGAAACAGCAACGCACCGACCCCACGACCATCGCGCCGAAATCACGCACTGGTTCGGCGAAAAAGAACAGTGGTCGCCCCGGCGTCCGCCCGCCCAAAGCGCCCAAGGTCGCAAAAGCGACCGCTCGCGACTGGATTGGGGGCGCCCGCATTCAGACGCTGCCGCTCGCATTCGCGCCGGTAGCGTTGGGAACAGCGGCGGCCTTCGTTCTTCGACTCGATGAAGACGGGGTTGGCTGGCACTGGTTGCGGGCGCTGCTGTGCCTCATCGTTGCCGTCTCCCTTCAAATCGGCGTGAATTTTGCGAACGACTACTCCGATGGTGTGCGCGGAACCGACAACAACCGCGTGGGGCCTCGCCGTCTCACCGGGTCGGGTGCGGCTCGTGGGCGCACCGTGATCACGGTTGCTTTTGTCTGGTTTGGTATCGCAGCTATTGCGGGCATCATTATTGTTGTCCGCAGCGGACACTGGTGGATGCTCGCCGTCGGTGCCGTGGCGATCTTGGCCGCGTACTTCTACACCGGCGGCAAACGCCCCTACGGCTACCTCGGTCTTGGCGAAGTTTTCGTCTTCATCTTCTTTGGGCTTGTCGCGACGGCGGGCACCACATATGTGCTCGCCGACACCGTGACCGTGGAGTCGTGGTTGGCGGCCGTCGCCGTCGGATTGTTTGCCGTTGCGACCCTCATGGTCAACAACATCCGCGATATCGAACAAGACGCAATTGCGGGCAAGCGCACGCTTGCGGTGATGATCGGCAACCTGCCATCGCGCATCTTTTATGTCGTGGCGATGCTCGTGCCATTTGGCATCTTGGGGGCGTTCACGCTGCTGTATGTGAACGCCTATCTGGTGTTCTTTGTGCTGCTTTCAGCCCTGCCGGCCTGCGTGATTGTACTGACCGCCAAAACGGCGCCCGAGCTAATCTTGGCACTGCGGCTGACGGGGCTCACGGCACTGCTGTACGGCCTGGGCCTAGCCTCAGCGATCGCCTTCTAA
- the ccsB gene encoding c-type cytochrome biogenesis protein CcsB: MTETLVSYSLIAVYSAMAIYTLAFVVFAVDLARRSVESKGSATATSATATSAASATATGVNTASAHSVGVTARYAESSAAGGTTTVTRDDAPRGTEAARATPPKYLRLAMALTVIGWLLHVSAVVFRGVAANRVPWANMFEFTLTATAIIVGVFLAAQFWQDLRFLGSFITGFSVLALGVGTTSFYVDVVPLPPALQSVWLVIHVFVASLSTGFFALAAGLSTVQLMQARREAGKAVKLGFLDTFPPAERLETLAYRLTVVGFVMWTFTLIAGAVWAERAWGRYWGWDTKEVWTFIIWTIFAGYIHARATRGWRGSRSAWLAIVGFAAIIFNFTIVNLFFKGLHSYSGL; encoded by the coding sequence GTGACTGAGACCCTTGTGTCGTATTCCCTGATCGCTGTCTATTCGGCGATGGCGATCTATACGTTGGCGTTCGTAGTGTTCGCCGTAGATTTGGCGCGCCGTTCCGTGGAGTCGAAAGGCTCTGCCACCGCAACTTCAGCCACCGCAACTTCAGCCGCTTCCGCAACCGCAACCGGGGTGAACACGGCATCGGCACACAGTGTTGGTGTGACGGCACGATACGCCGAAAGTTCGGCGGCCGGCGGCACCACCACGGTGACCCGCGATGATGCGCCGCGCGGCACCGAAGCCGCACGCGCCACCCCACCCAAGTACTTGCGCTTAGCGATGGCCTTGACCGTTATCGGCTGGCTACTGCACGTGAGTGCAGTTGTTTTCCGAGGAGTCGCTGCCAACCGGGTGCCCTGGGCCAACATGTTCGAGTTCACCCTCACCGCCACAGCGATCATCGTCGGCGTATTTCTTGCCGCGCAATTCTGGCAAGATCTGCGCTTTCTCGGCTCCTTCATCACCGGCTTCTCCGTGCTCGCGCTGGGCGTCGGCACAACAAGTTTCTATGTGGATGTCGTACCGCTGCCGCCCGCTCTGCAGTCAGTGTGGCTCGTCATCCACGTCTTCGTTGCCAGCCTCAGCACCGGATTCTTTGCGCTCGCGGCGGGCCTCTCAACCGTGCAACTCATGCAGGCGCGCCGCGAAGCCGGCAAGGCCGTAAAACTCGGCTTCCTTGACACTTTTCCGCCCGCCGAACGTCTCGAGACGCTCGCCTACCGACTCACCGTCGTCGGCTTCGTGATGTGGACGTTCACGCTCATCGCCGGAGCCGTGTGGGCAGAACGAGCCTGGGGCCGCTACTGGGGCTGGGACACCAAAGAGGTGTGGACCTTCATCATCTGGACCATCTTTGCCGGTTACATTCATGCCCGTGCAACCCGTGGCTGGCGCGGATCGCGCTCCGCCTGGCTCGCCATTGTCGGATTCGCGGCGATCATCTTCAACTTCACGATCGTCAACCTGTTCTTCAAGGGACTGCACTCGTACTCGGGTCTGTAA
- a CDS encoding cytochrome c biogenesis CcdA family protein: MSSPIGELILGGNLLLAIPIALLAGLVSFASPCVLPLVPGYLGYIGGFTSAEEKGSTKRLVLGVSLFILGFTIVFVAFTVLFGTAGLLLRPWLDLITRIAGALVIAMGLVFIGQVTFAQRTIRPQMKVATGLAGAPLLGIVFALGWTPCVGPTLIAVGSMVLDGGDPGRAAIVGVAYSLGLGIPFLLVALGLNWATSSVAWMRRHIRIINLIGGALLVLVGVLMVTGVWRAIVTSLGAVIGGFDTVL; this comes from the coding sequence GTGTCGAGTCCCATCGGGGAGCTGATTCTCGGCGGCAATCTTCTTCTCGCCATCCCCATTGCCCTCCTTGCCGGGCTTGTCTCGTTCGCCTCGCCCTGTGTGCTCCCGCTGGTACCGGGCTACCTCGGGTACATCGGGGGCTTCACGAGCGCCGAGGAGAAGGGCAGCACGAAGCGCCTCGTTCTCGGGGTTAGCCTCTTCATTCTCGGATTCACGATTGTTTTTGTGGCTTTCACGGTGCTGTTCGGCACCGCTGGTCTGCTGCTGCGGCCCTGGCTCGACCTCATCACTCGTATTGCCGGCGCGCTCGTGATCGCCATGGGGCTGGTCTTTATCGGCCAAGTCACCTTTGCGCAGCGCACCATCCGACCGCAAATGAAAGTCGCGACAGGGCTCGCCGGTGCGCCGCTGCTGGGCATTGTTTTCGCCCTCGGCTGGACGCCCTGCGTCGGCCCGACGCTCATCGCCGTTGGCAGTATGGTGCTGGATGGCGGAGACCCGGGGCGAGCGGCAATTGTTGGCGTGGCCTACAGTTTGGGTCTCGGCATCCCGTTCCTGTTGGTGGCCCTTGGCCTGAACTGGGCAACAAGCTCGGTGGCCTGGATGCGCCGCCATATTCGCATAATCAACCTCATTGGCGGGGCGTTGCTCGTGCTGGTTGGGGTGCTCATGGTCACCGGTGTGTGGCGCGCAATCGTGACAAGTTTGGGGGCGGTGATCGGTGGCTTCGACACAGTCCTCTGA
- a CDS encoding 1,4-dihydroxy-6-naphthoate synthase has product MSKPGDVERVATKIVPYYVVGVVDDSSDIPQEGSPPPEQQDERDDPAVSRARPTWIGFIAAALGVATLALLIVAMAVATAGNFSAGTWIGYITVVVSISAAVIAGISLIFAYRRRWAAGGLALAILANPLVLVSVFRFFGG; this is encoded by the coding sequence GTGTCTAAACCGGGTGATGTGGAGCGTGTTGCCACCAAAATTGTGCCGTACTACGTGGTCGGCGTTGTCGATGACTCATCAGACATCCCGCAAGAAGGATCGCCGCCACCCGAACAGCAGGACGAACGGGATGACCCTGCCGTTAGCCGGGCCCGCCCAACGTGGATCGGCTTCATCGCCGCCGCCCTCGGGGTGGCAACGCTCGCCCTCCTCATTGTGGCTATGGCTGTGGCCACCGCGGGCAATTTTTCTGCGGGAACGTGGATCGGCTACATCACCGTCGTCGTGTCGATCTCAGCGGCAGTGATTGCCGGCATCAGCCTCATCTTTGCTTACCGGCGCCGGTGGGCAGCCGGTGGTCTTGCCCTGGCAATCCTCGCCAACCCCCTCGTGCTGGTCAGCGTGTTTCGCTTCTTCGGTGGCTAG
- a CDS encoding 1,4-dihydroxy-2-naphthoyl-CoA synthase — MALVSEIFDEKLWRSVAGFDDLTDITYHQDLTGTIARIAFDRPEVRNAFRPHTVDELYQALDDTRQNPRIGVVLLTGNGPSDKDGGWAFCSGGDQRIRGRAGYEYEGHPATNRAAAGRLHILEVQRLIRFMPKVVIAVVPGWAAGGGHSLHVVCDLTIASAEHARFKQTDVDVGSFDAGYGSAYFARQVGQKFAREVFFLAREYDAQRALDAGAINAAVPHAELEATAYEWAQTIMTKSPTAIRMVKFALNAVDDGLVGQQVFAGEATRLAYGTDEAVEGRDSFLEKRAPDWSPFPWQY, encoded by the coding sequence ATGGCGCTGGTTTCAGAAATTTTTGACGAAAAGTTGTGGCGATCCGTCGCCGGGTTTGATGACCTCACCGACATCACCTATCACCAGGATTTGACCGGCACGATCGCGCGCATCGCGTTCGATCGCCCCGAAGTACGCAACGCCTTTCGGCCGCACACCGTCGACGAGCTCTATCAAGCTCTCGATGATACGCGCCAGAATCCGCGCATCGGCGTCGTGCTGCTCACCGGCAACGGACCGAGTGACAAGGACGGCGGTTGGGCATTCTGTTCCGGTGGAGACCAGCGCATTCGTGGTCGCGCAGGCTACGAGTACGAGGGCCACCCCGCAACGAACCGTGCCGCCGCCGGGCGCCTCCACATTCTTGAAGTGCAGCGCCTCATCCGTTTCATGCCCAAGGTTGTCATCGCTGTGGTGCCCGGTTGGGCCGCCGGCGGTGGGCACTCGCTCCACGTCGTCTGCGACCTCACCATTGCCAGCGCAGAACACGCCCGCTTCAAACAAACGGATGTCGATGTCGGGTCTTTCGATGCCGGCTACGGCAGTGCCTACTTCGCTCGCCAAGTGGGCCAAAAGTTTGCCCGAGAAGTGTTCTTTTTGGCCCGCGAATATGACGCGCAGCGTGCCCTCGACGCGGGAGCGATCAACGCCGCCGTGCCCCACGCCGAGCTAGAAGCTACCGCCTACGAGTGGGCCCAGACCATCATGACAAAGTCGCCGACCGCTATCCGGATGGTGAAGTTTGCCCTCAATGCGGTTGACGATGGCCTCGTCGGTCAACAAGTGTTTGCCGGAGAAGCAACCCGATTAGCCTACGGAACCGACGAAGCCGTCGAGGGCCGCGACTCATTCCTTGAGAAGCGTGCGCCCGACTGGTCGCCCTTCCCCTGGCAGTACTAG
- a CDS encoding histidine phosphatase family protein, with protein MPADLIHLVRHGEVHNPDRILYGRLPGYHLSELGHRMADLAAVSLADRPLSALYASPLLRAQESAQPWAERYGLPIVTEERIIEPANWFEGSRFRFPQVLGNPRAWPQLINPLKPSWGEAFVSVEARMLEAIDEAWAAAAGGEIVMVSHQLPIVMVARSVKKMRLAHDPRRRRCTLSSITTLAREGDRFVEADYQEPAGELLAASIDLGAV; from the coding sequence GTGCCAGCAGACCTCATCCATCTCGTCCGCCACGGCGAAGTGCACAATCCCGACCGAATTTTGTATGGCCGGCTGCCGGGGTATCACCTCAGCGAACTCGGACACCGGATGGCAGACCTTGCAGCAGTCAGTCTGGCCGACCGCCCCCTGTCGGCGCTCTACGCCAGCCCCCTGCTGCGTGCCCAAGAGTCAGCTCAGCCCTGGGCTGAGCGCTACGGGCTGCCCATCGTCACCGAAGAGCGCATTATTGAGCCCGCCAACTGGTTCGAAGGCAGCCGCTTTCGCTTTCCGCAGGTGCTCGGCAACCCGCGCGCCTGGCCGCAACTGATCAACCCTCTGAAGCCCAGTTGGGGCGAAGCCTTCGTCAGCGTCGAGGCACGGATGCTCGAAGCCATCGACGAAGCGTGGGCCGCGGCCGCTGGCGGCGAGATCGTCATGGTTAGCCACCAGCTGCCCATTGTCATGGTTGCCCGTTCGGTGAAGAAAATGCGACTCGCGCATGACCCGCGCCGCCGACGCTGCACCCTCTCCAGCATCACGACGCTGGCCCGCGAGGGTGACAGGTTCGTTGAGGCTGACTATCAGGAACCTGCGGGAGAATTGCTGGCAGCATCCATCGATTTAGGAGCAGTGTGA
- a CDS encoding DUF4229 domain-containing protein, which translates to MKPWIIYSLLRLGIFTAAFTLLMVAQVEWWLSALIAAILGFAISYIFFGTLRDAVARDIVARRAGPSHDPDRDAEDAAAELDAERQSPEGDR; encoded by the coding sequence GTGAAACCTTGGATCATCTACTCACTGCTGCGGCTCGGAATCTTCACCGCGGCGTTCACGCTGTTGATGGTCGCTCAAGTTGAATGGTGGCTCTCGGCACTGATCGCGGCGATTCTGGGGTTCGCAATCTCCTACATCTTCTTTGGCACATTGCGGGATGCCGTGGCCCGCGACATTGTCGCTCGACGTGCAGGCCCCAGCCACGACCCTGACCGCGATGCAGAGGATGCTGCGGCAGAACTTGACGCTGAACGCCAGAGCCCGGAAGGCGACCGCTGA
- a CDS encoding TlpA family protein disulfide reductase yields MNRRLIAAVVAGLALVTVSCSTPNESLAQQYESGSEEGYISGDGSTVEIPESNRDEPVTYEATLDTGESVSSSDFEGSVYVVNFWYSSCPPCRLEAPDLADLSVEYSEVPFLGVNVSDTAATSLTFAAEFDVPYPSVVDAQTAGVQLAFAGAVPPNAVPTTLVVDGEGRVAARISGLLRDPSILRAMIDSVVAEGQ; encoded by the coding sequence GTGAACCGCCGTCTCATCGCCGCTGTTGTGGCGGGTCTCGCCCTCGTCACGGTGTCGTGTTCAACGCCCAACGAATCACTCGCGCAACAGTACGAGAGTGGGTCAGAAGAGGGCTACATCTCGGGCGACGGGTCAACGGTTGAGATTCCGGAGAGCAACCGGGATGAACCGGTCACGTACGAAGCAACGCTCGACACCGGTGAAAGCGTGTCAAGCAGCGACTTTGAGGGCTCGGTCTACGTGGTGAACTTTTGGTACTCCAGTTGCCCGCCGTGCCGACTTGAGGCCCCCGACCTCGCCGACCTCAGCGTCGAATACTCCGAGGTGCCGTTCCTGGGGGTGAACGTCTCCGACACCGCAGCAACCTCACTCACCTTTGCCGCAGAGTTCGATGTTCCGTACCCCTCCGTTGTGGATGCCCAAACCGCGGGTGTGCAACTTGCGTTTGCGGGAGCCGTGCCGCCCAACGCGGTGCCAACCACTCTCGTGGTTGACGGTGAGGGCCGGGTTGCCGCCCGCATCAGTGGTCTACTGCGTGATCCGAGTATCCTCCGAGCGATGATCGATTCCGTCGTCGCCGAGGGACAGTAG
- a CDS encoding AMP-binding protein, whose product MTRELWSIDARDPRTVWAALVPALEGTGAAILPHPASPSGLPETVPANVAVVVETSGSTGRPKRVMLSAEALKASAAASEELLGGSGQWLLAVPAHYIAGINVLVRSHLAGTEPVMMKPNGFSAETFIAAAGELTAGRRFVSFVPVQLARLLESDDAVDILGTFSRILVGGQSIPATLLAAARARGLNVTTTYGSSETSGGCIWDGRALDGVHVRLVDDRIELAGPMLAEGYLNDPRRSAFSFREHDGTRWYRTDDVGEFVDGVLRVRGRADDMIISGGVKVSLAEVETAVRALPGHSEAVVVAAPHPEWGEAPVVVTTSAIDLDTLRQLVTAQLFAAAAPARVMLIDAIPLLGTGKPDRLALASLVLK is encoded by the coding sequence GTGACACGAGAACTCTGGTCGATTGATGCCCGCGATCCTCGCACAGTGTGGGCCGCCCTAGTGCCAGCACTCGAGGGAACGGGGGCTGCGATTCTGCCGCACCCTGCCTCCCCCTCTGGCCTGCCAGAAACCGTACCCGCGAACGTTGCCGTCGTCGTTGAAACGAGTGGATCGACTGGCCGACCCAAGCGCGTGATGCTCAGTGCTGAGGCGCTGAAGGCGAGTGCTGCGGCATCCGAAGAACTCCTCGGTGGGTCGGGGCAGTGGCTGCTGGCGGTGCCCGCTCACTACATTGCGGGAATCAACGTGCTGGTGCGCTCCCACCTTGCGGGCACCGAGCCTGTGATGATGAAGCCGAACGGTTTTTCTGCCGAAACGTTCATTGCGGCTGCCGGCGAACTCACGGCCGGTCGCCGCTTTGTTTCGTTCGTGCCGGTGCAGTTGGCTCGACTTCTGGAATCAGACGACGCGGTCGACATTCTCGGTACGTTCAGCCGGATTCTGGTCGGCGGCCAGTCGATTCCGGCGACACTTCTTGCGGCGGCCCGCGCTCGCGGCCTGAACGTTACGACCACCTACGGGTCGAGCGAAACCAGCGGAGGCTGCATCTGGGACGGCAGGGCTCTTGACGGCGTGCACGTGCGGCTGGTGGATGATCGCATCGAACTTGCGGGGCCGATGCTGGCCGAAGGCTACCTCAACGATCCGCGGCGCAGCGCATTCTCATTCCGTGAGCATGACGGCACCCGCTGGTACCGCACCGACGATGTTGGCGAATTCGTTGACGGCGTTCTGCGGGTGCGTGGGCGCGCCGACGACATGATCATCTCCGGTGGGGTGAAAGTGTCGCTCGCTGAAGTCGAGACGGCTGTGCGTGCGCTGCCCGGTCACAGCGAGGCCGTGGTTGTTGCCGCGCCGCACCCGGAGTGGGGTGAAGCGCCCGTGGTGGTTACGACATCCGCAATTGATCTAGACACCCTGCGCCAGCTTGTTACCGCACAACTTTTTGCCGCGGCAGCCCCCGCACGAGTGATGTTGATTGATGCGATTCCCCTGTTGGGTACGGGCAAACCCGATCGCCTTGCGCTAGCGTCACTGGTCCTTAAGTAG
- a CDS encoding PLDc N-terminal domain-containing protein — MPRLLVVLAFALVAVDVFAIVDVILTDRKRVRAMPKVLWVLVIVLLPVIGVVLWFLLGKARSVKSGRNRAVAPDDDPNFLRNVRLKEEQDERIRRLEQELADLDDDDKTN; from the coding sequence ATGCCTCGTTTACTGGTTGTACTCGCCTTCGCGCTCGTTGCGGTCGACGTGTTCGCCATCGTGGATGTGATCTTGACCGATCGCAAGCGCGTGCGCGCAATGCCCAAGGTGTTGTGGGTGCTCGTGATTGTGCTGCTCCCTGTTATTGGTGTGGTCTTGTGGTTCCTGCTTGGCAAGGCTCGGAGCGTAAAATCGGGTCGAAACCGCGCGGTTGCTCCCGACGACGACCCAAACTTCTTGCGCAACGTGCGCCTCAAAGAAGAGCAAGATGAACGCATTCGCCGCCTTGAACAGGAACTTGCAGATCTCGACGATGACGATAAGACCAACTAG
- a CDS encoding o-succinylbenzoate synthase translates to MFPSATDILDTARVVSLPMTSRFRGIDQREALLFRGPQGWSEFSPFVEYDDAEATSWLMAAIDYAWNETPPLVRDHVFVNATVPAVDVEFVEAVLERFDGCRTAKVKVAEPGHTLADDTARIAEVRRVMGPEGRIRIDANGAWTVDEAERAVHTLAVYDLEYVEQPCATVEEMGELRGRIAYMGIPVAADESVRKAEDPLAVARSGAADLLVIKAQPLGGISRALSVVAQSGLPVVVSSALETSVGLGMGVHLAAAIDPLDFDCGLATASLLAADVTASPLRARGGRIEVRRVDADEALLTRWAANPERTQWWLSRLERCHELGKNYSSQ, encoded by the coding sequence ATGTTCCCTTCAGCGACCGACATTCTCGATACCGCCCGTGTGGTGTCTCTTCCCATGACCTCCCGTTTTCGCGGTATCGATCAGCGCGAGGCGTTGCTCTTTCGTGGACCCCAGGGGTGGAGCGAGTTTTCTCCCTTCGTCGAATACGACGACGCCGAGGCAACCTCGTGGCTGATGGCCGCAATCGACTACGCCTGGAACGAGACTCCCCCGCTGGTGCGCGACCACGTTTTCGTGAATGCAACAGTGCCCGCAGTGGACGTCGAATTCGTTGAAGCGGTGCTGGAACGCTTTGATGGTTGCCGAACAGCTAAAGTCAAAGTTGCGGAGCCCGGACACACCCTCGCGGATGACACCGCCCGCATCGCCGAGGTGCGTCGCGTTATGGGCCCCGAGGGTCGCATCCGCATTGACGCCAATGGGGCCTGGACTGTTGATGAGGCTGAGCGAGCCGTGCACACCCTCGCAGTGTACGACCTGGAGTACGTTGAACAGCCGTGTGCCACCGTTGAAGAAATGGGTGAGCTGCGCGGCCGCATCGCCTACATGGGCATTCCGGTGGCTGCTGATGAGAGTGTGCGCAAGGCGGAAGATCCGCTGGCTGTCGCCCGGTCGGGTGCCGCCGATCTGCTGGTCATTAAAGCTCAACCGCTCGGCGGCATTTCGCGGGCCCTCAGCGTCGTGGCGCAGTCGGGGCTCCCGGTGGTGGTCTCCAGTGCGCTCGAAACTTCGGTGGGGCTGGGGATGGGGGTGCATCTCGCGGCCGCGATCGATCCTCTCGACTTTGATTGCGGGCTCGCGACGGCATCCCTGCTGGCCGCCGACGTCACGGCCTCTCCCCTGCGTGCACGGGGCGGGCGAATTGAGGTGCGACGAGTGGATGCCGATGAGGCGCTCCTGACACGCTGGGCGGCAAATCCGGAGCGCACCCAGTGGTGGCTTTCACGCCTCGAACGATGCCACGAACTAGGTAAAAACTACTCATCACAGTGA
- the resB gene encoding cytochrome c biogenesis protein ResB, which translates to MDAPEPQNKIQQPRLGPVGYARFFWRQLTSMRTALFLLLLLAVAAIPGSLVPQVSADPNGVIAYRRNSPDAAAVLDFFQVFTTYTSVWFSAIYLLLFISLVGCVLPRTKHHFDALRARPPKTPARLSRLSGFTSRTTEADSATAIDTARRLLRSQRYRTELYGDSVSAERGYLRETGNLVFHGALVGVLIAVGIGGGFGYTGNRVVVEGYAFSNSLASYDSFNPGRFFTDDALEPYTIALDSFVPEYEESNRDAIGQPIDFTASVTTTMRGADSQSAQIKVNEPLSVGATNVYLLGNGYAPVLTVRDADEQVVWSQPTACLPFDANLGSTCVIKVPDGLDQQIGMLGFLYPTTGQLNSGALVSVYPDLISPTLTLEVYEGDLGLDNGQGANAYALNTDSLEQIAGRTSETDTIRLTPGDRAELPNNLGSVELASIPRFASLDVHHDPSQLPVLLFSILVVAGLVTSLFVPRRRLWVSVQTDSSGTTTIEYAALARGDDPNLEVAVTEFAEKHSQQLKARLNS; encoded by the coding sequence ATGGATGCACCAGAGCCGCAGAACAAGATTCAGCAGCCGCGCCTCGGGCCGGTCGGTTACGCGCGGTTCTTTTGGCGTCAACTCACGAGTATGCGCACAGCGCTGTTCCTGCTCTTGCTCCTGGCGGTCGCCGCGATTCCCGGATCACTCGTACCGCAGGTCAGTGCTGACCCCAATGGTGTGATTGCGTATCGCCGCAACTCACCAGATGCAGCCGCTGTGCTCGACTTTTTCCAAGTCTTCACCACCTACACCTCTGTGTGGTTCTCGGCGATATACCTGCTGCTCTTCATCTCCCTGGTTGGTTGCGTGCTTCCGCGCACGAAGCACCATTTTGATGCGCTTCGAGCCCGCCCGCCCAAGACTCCGGCGCGTCTGTCTCGCCTTTCTGGGTTCACGAGCCGCACGACCGAAGCTGATTCAGCGACAGCGATCGACACCGCTCGCCGCCTGCTGCGGTCGCAGCGCTACCGCACTGAGCTCTACGGCGATTCGGTCAGCGCCGAACGCGGTTATCTCCGTGAGACCGGCAACCTTGTCTTTCATGGGGCCCTGGTTGGCGTGCTGATTGCGGTGGGAATCGGCGGCGGATTCGGCTACACCGGCAATCGGGTCGTCGTTGAGGGGTATGCGTTCAGCAACTCACTGGCCAGCTATGACTCATTCAACCCCGGCCGTTTCTTCACCGACGACGCACTGGAGCCCTACACTATTGCGCTCGACTCTTTCGTTCCTGAGTACGAGGAGTCGAACCGTGATGCAATCGGCCAACCGATTGATTTCACGGCTTCCGTCACCACAACGATGCGCGGCGCTGACTCGCAGAGCGCGCAGATCAAAGTGAACGAGCCGCTCAGTGTCGGAGCCACCAACGTCTACCTTCTTGGCAATGGTTACGCCCCCGTGTTGACCGTGCGGGATGCCGACGAGCAGGTGGTCTGGTCGCAGCCCACGGCGTGCCTCCCCTTTGATGCAAACTTGGGCAGCACCTGCGTGATCAAGGTTCCGGATGGGCTCGATCAGCAGATTGGCATGCTCGGTTTTCTTTACCCCACGACCGGCCAGCTGAACTCCGGTGCGCTCGTCTCCGTGTATCCCGACCTCATTTCGCCGACGCTCACGCTTGAGGTGTACGAGGGTGACCTGGGACTCGACAACGGTCAGGGGGCAAACGCCTACGCCCTCAACACCGACTCGCTCGAACAAATTGCCGGGCGCACCTCAGAGACCGACACGATTCGGCTGACCCCGGGTGATCGGGCCGAACTACCCAACAATCTTGGCAGTGTCGAACTGGCGAGCATCCCGCGGTTTGCGTCGCTTGATGTGCACCACGACCCCTCTCAACTGCCGGTGCTCCTGTTCTCGATTCTGGTGGTAGCCGGGCTGGTGACCAGCCTGTTTGTTCCGCGTCGTCGGCTGTGGGTTTCTGTACAGACCGATTCCTCCGGCACCACCACTATTGAATACGCGGCGCTGGCGCGGGGAGACGACCCCAACCTTGAGGTCGCCGTAACTGAATTTGCAGAGAAACATTCCCAGCAACTGAAGGCTAGGCTGAATTCGTGA